From one Lolium rigidum isolate FL_2022 chromosome 4, APGP_CSIRO_Lrig_0.1, whole genome shotgun sequence genomic stretch:
- the LOC124649173 gene encoding IQ domain-containing protein IQM5-like encodes MGLYRRAWSELLGTEISSPGTDGINMVNKISSPRDEKEKNIKTKAIPKVRLMHSLSFKEWQRRENSTGSVELKSMPAAISIVDDRRNSDLSMASSPKVSSSPKCELDAAALKVQKVYKSYRTRRNLADCAVVVEELWWKALDFASLKHSSISFFNGEKPETAASRWARARTRAAKVGKGLSKNGKAQKLALQHWLEAIDPRHRYGHNLHIYYNVWSMSESTEPFFYWLDVGEGKEINLEKCPRSKLQSQCIKYLGPQERQQYEVVVKSGKLVLKQTGVLVHSSDDSKWIFVLSTTKAFYVGQKKKGSFQHSSFLAGGAIMAAGRLVVKDGILKAVWPYSGHYLPTEENFRDFVRYLQENGVDLTDVKKGAIDNDDEYLSKLDTEPEQNRNNKAAAAVAEDLTAMESEDVRTGDTDHGTTDYGDMSEPEDSVATPANSHTTDTEEEEELNDVSEQSPSATADGSKNHLTCRWSTGTGPRIRCVRDYPQDLQSRALEHVNLSPRLAGSPSRKRDPVPSPRPSPGMILSPRLSSVGFQPRTVSLKLPDFKRSRLQ; translated from the exons ATGGGATTGTATCGTCGCGCATGGTCTGAACTACTTGGCACAGAGATCTCCAGCCCAGGGACAGACGGAATCAACATGGTGAACAAAATCTCTTCTCCTAGGGATGAAAAAGAGAAGAACATCAAAACTAAAGCAATCCCCAAGGTCAGGCTGATGCACTCACTGAGCTTCAAAGAATGGCAAAGAAGAGAGAACTCCACAGGTTCAGTGGAGCTAAAGAGCATGCCGGCTGCGATAAGCATTGTCGATGACCGGAGAAATTCTGATCTTTCCATGGCATCGAGCCCCAAAGTTTCATCCAGCCCCAAGTGTGAACTTGATGCCGCAGCTCTGAAGGTTCAGAAGGTGTACAAGAGTTACCGCACCAGGCGAAACCTCGCTGATTGTGCGGTCGTCGTAGAAGAGCTATG GTGGAAAGCACTGGACTTTGCATCACTCAAGCACAGCTCGATATCATTCTTCAACGGTGAAAAGCCCGAAACCGCAGCGTCAAGGTGGGCGAGGGCAAGGACAAGGGCTGCAAAG GTTGGCAAGGGGTTATCGAAGAACGGGAAAGCTCAGAAGCTGGCATTGCAGCACTGGCTCGAAGCT ATTGATCCGAGGCATCGATATGGGCACAATTTGCATATCTATTATAATGTATGGTCAATGAGTGAGAGTACAGAACCATTTTTCTATTG GTTAGACGTTGGGGAGGGCAAAGAAATAAATCTTGAGAAGTGCCCCAGGAGTAAACTTCAGAGTCAGTGCATCAAGTACCTTGGACCA CAAGAAAGGCAACAGTATGAAGTTGTTGTGAAGAGTGGTAAACTTGTCTTGAAACAAACTGGGGTTCTTGTGCACAGTTCAGATGACTCCAAGTGGATTTTTGTCCTCAGTACCACCAAAGCATTCTATGTTGGCCAG AAGAAGAAAGGATCGTTTCAACACTCTAGTTTTCTAGCTGGTGGAGCAATCATGGCTGCTGGAAGATTAGTGGTCAAAGACGGAATTTTAAAG GCAGTATGGCCATACAGTGGTCACTACCTTCCAACGGAAGAGAACTTCAGAGACTTCGTCCGCTACCTTCAGGAGAACGGTGTCGACCTCACCGATGTCAAG AAGGGTGCAATCGACAATGATGACGAGTACCTGAGCAAACTTGACACTGAGCCTGAACAAAATCGGAACAACAAAGCAGCAGCTGCAGTTGCTGAAGATCTCACCGCGATGGAGTCCGAAGACGTTCGCACCGGCGACACAGACCACGGAACCACCGACTACGGTGACATGAGCGAACCCGAGGACAGcgttgccaccccggcgaactcccacaccaccgacaccgaagaagaagaagaattgaaCGATGTTTCAGAGCAGAGCCCGTCGGCAACTGCCGACGGGAGCAAGAACCACCTGACGTGCCGGTGGTCGACGGGCACAGGCCCACGCATTCGGTGCGTGCGCGACTACCCGCAGGACCTCCAGTCCAGGGCCCTCGAGCACGTCAACCTCTCGCCGagactcgccggctcgccgtccagGAAGAGGGACCCCGTCCCCTCGCCGCGCCCCAGCCCGGGGATGATACTGTCGCCAAGGCTCTCCTCCGTCGGGTTTCAGCCCCGCACGGTGTCCCTCAAGCTCCCGGACTTCAAGAGGAGCAGATTGCAGTGA
- the LOC124706351 gene encoding germin-like protein 5-1, protein MAAMLLLVATFVALVSGRGDAFDPNPLQDFCVADTTSKVRVNGLSCKDPAAVVPDDFFFSGVDKPGGTASKRYGFSALSVPIPGLNTLGQSHARVDVAPGGVFPPHYHPRAAETAVVLEGSVYFGFLSSYPDNKLFAKVLRKGDVFAVPQGLVHFLYNNGTAPAAIYATLSSQNPGLVLLGDALFAGALPDDLLAKTLLTDKHTVEHIAANFRRS, encoded by the exons ATGGCTGCGATGTTGCTGTTGGTGGCCACGTTCGTCGCTCTCGTTTCCGGCCGTGGAGACGCCTTCGACCCCAACCCTCTCCAAGACTTCTGCGTCGCCGACACCACATCCAAAG TGCGCGTGAATGGCCTGTCGTGCAAGGACCCGGCAGCCGTGGTGCCCgacgacttcttcttctccggcgtcgacaagccgggcggcacggccaGCAAGCGCTACGGGTTCTCGGCGCTGTCCGTGCCCATCCCGGGCCTCAACACCCTGGGCCAGTCGCATGCCCGCGTCGACGTCGCGCCGGGGGGCGTCTTCCCGCCGCACTACCACCCCAGGGCCGCCGAGACGGCCGTCGTGCTCGAGGGCTCCGTCTACTTCGGCTTCCTCTCCTCCTACCCGGACAACAAGCTCTTCGCCAAGGTGCTCCGCAAGGGCGACGTCTTCGCCGTCCCGCAGGGCCTCGTGCATTTCCTCTACAACAACGGCACCGCGCCCGCCGCCATCTACGCAACGCTCAGCAGCCAGAACCCCGGCCTAGTGCTCCTCGGCGACGCGCTCTTCGCCGGTGCGCTCCCGGACGATCTCCTCGCCAAAACGCTCCTCACGGATAAGCATACCGTGGAGCACATCGCCGCAAACTTCAGGCGGTCTTAA